A single Chlorocebus sabaeus isolate Y175 chromosome 3, mChlSab1.0.hap1, whole genome shotgun sequence DNA region contains:
- the LOC119620113 gene encoding small ribosomal subunit protein uS8-like, which yields MSWLMLSKASTMPKRTGKRQVLIRPCSKVIVRFLTVMMKHGYTGEFEIIDDHRAGKIVVNLTGRLNTCGMISPRFDVQLKDLEKWQNNLLPSHQFGFIVLTTSAGIIDHEETR from the coding sequence ATGTCCTGGCTGATGCTCTCAAAAGCATCAACAATGCCGAAAAGAACAGGCAAACGCCAGGTGCTTATTAGGCCTTGTTCCAAAGTCATCGTCCGGTTTCTCACTGTGATGATGAAGCATGGTTACACTGGTGAATTTGAAATCATTGATGATCACAGAGCTGGGAAAATTGTTGTGAACCTCACAGGCAGGCTAAACACGTGTGGAATGATCAGCCCCAGATTTGATGTGCAACTCAAAGATCTGGAAAAATGGCAGAATAATCTGCTTCCATCCCACCAGTTTGGTTTCATTGTACTGACAACCTCAGCTGGCATCATAGACCATGAAGAAACAAGATGA